ATTTAGGGAAAAAAAAACAATCACTCAAATAAGAAAACCCAACTTGCGTATCTCACAAGCTGCTCTTCATCGATTTCCGATCAATTTCCATCCGTaagttttttcttttcttttcaaaaCTCTTCTTTTATTGTTTGTTATAATAAGATTTGTTAACTATTTTACTTTTAATCTTAATCTTGATTGTCTGATTGATGATTCATAGTTGTATTATATTAGATTATTTACTCATATAGATTATCAATGACTAGTTATTCAATAGTCATCTACTGATGTATATTATTTAGGTAATTACTAATTAGATTTATACAATAATTAATTTCAATATTTTTGTTAAACAATTAGGCTATGGTTCACAGTAGGTATATACAGAACTTAAACTTTAGGTGAAGAGAGTTATTTTTATTGTATGTAGTTAAATTTTATTATAAAAGTTCTTACTTTTATTTACACTTTTTGATTTTGCTGTAAACAGGAGTGTCAAGTGTTATTGGCTTTTTGTAATGCAACAAAAAATTCTTTCGTTTTACAAGAGGAAACCTGACACAACAAACAACACAAATGAAGAGAGTAAACGTGCTAAAGCTTCAACAAGTGATATCAAACAAAATCGAAACGAACCAGAGGTCCAAGTTACTGAAACACACGAGCCGAATGTTGAGACAACGGATCTTAATTCTTTAGAAAGAGATCCTGGAAAGAGAAAACGTATGTGGGACTATCCAAAAAATGAAAGGGAAAAAATTAGAAGAGATTATTTAAAAATGGGCCCATATCAAATTCATTTGCAAGAATACCCTAGCAAAGGTTCAAAGAAACAAGCTCATAGGTTTCAATATTCATGGTTTAAATTTTTTTCTAATTGGTTAGAGTATTCACCTACAAAAGATGCCGTGTATTGCTTTCTATGTTACTTATTCGAAGATAAACAGAATGTGCATAATGGAGGAGATGCGTTTACAGTCAAAGGATTTAATAGTTGGAAAAAGGTGAATGATGGGAAAAGATGTGCGTTCCTTAAACATATTTGTAGTTCACACCATAAAGATGCTATTGTTTATAGTGAGAATCTACTAAACCAAGCATCACACATTGACAGTATCATAGAGAAACAAAGCAAAGAGAAAGTTTTACAGAATCGTTCACGGCTAAAAGCTACAGTTGACATAGTTCGTTGGTTGACTTTTCAGGCATGTGCTTTTCGAGGACACGATGAAACTAGAAACTCAAAGAATAGAGGTAATTTTCTGGAGTTGTTAGAACTTTTAGCGTCATATAATGATGAACTTGTCAATGTTGTGTTGGAGAACGCCCCATATAACTCTCAATATATAGCAGCGTCGATCCAAAAAGAAATTTTAGGAATCATTGCAAATAAGGTTCGAAAACATATTCGCAGTGAAGTGGGTGATTCGTACTTTTGTGTCATGGTTGATGAATCACGAGATAAGTCCAAAAAGGAGCAAATGGCTATAGTTCTAAGGTTTGTTGATAATGATGGTGTGATTAGAGAACGATTTTTGGATCTTATACATGTTAGCGATACTACATCAGTAACCCTTAAGACATGTTTATGGAAACATCTTTTGCTTTACGAGTTTGATACAAGTAAAATTTGTGGCCAAGGTTATGATGGTGCGAGTAACATGAGAGGGGAGTGGAATGGGTTACAAGCGCTTATTCGTAAAGAATGTCCTTTTGCATACTATGTTCATTGTTTTGCACATAGATTGCAACTTGCCTTAGTTGCTGCTTCACGAGAAGTTATACCGGTTCATCAATTTTTCTCAAATTTGACTTTCATTACTAATGTCATTTGTGCATCTAGTAAGCGCCACGATGAGTTACAAAAAGCTAAGTCAATTGAGATTAAACATTTATTGGAATTAGGTGAAATCGAAACAAGTAAGGGAGGTCATCAAGTTGGGACTTTAAAACGAGCTGGTGATACACGTTGGGGTTCTAATTTTCATTCTGTTTGTAACATGCTTAACATGTTTAATGCCACCCGTGAAGTTCTTAAGAGTATTATTGAAGATGGATCGTACTCATCTCAACGTGTTGAAGCTGATACGGCTTACAGGTATCTCATATCATTTGAGTTTGTATTTATTTTGCACTTAGTAAAGGAAATAATGGGAAGGACTGATATTCTGTCTCAAGCTCTTCTAAAGAAAACTCAAGATATTGTTAATGCCATCCGTCTTGTGTCAACAACAAAGAGAAGCCTTAATGAATTCAGAAATGATGGTTGGGATTCGCTATTTGAAAAGGTAACGTTGTTCTCATAGAAACACCATATAGATATACCCGATATGAAAGATCTTTATAAGTCTACCCGATATCGTCCTCGCCGACAAGATAATCAGGTTACTGTTGAACATTATTATCGTGTAGATTTATTTATTTGCACCGTGGACAAGCAATTGCAGGAGCTCGACAGTAGATTCAATGAGCAAGCCATGGAATTGTTAACTCTTGGCTCTTTATTACTGCCTACAAAAGATATGTAATTGTTTGATATTGATAAGATTTGTTTTCTAGTTGAGAAATATTATCCAACAGATTTCACAGAACAAGAGATTAATATGTTGAGATATCACTTGGAGCTTTTTAGAATTGAATTGATTGAAAACCCAAAGTTTAAAGATGTTTCTACTATCGCTCAACTATGCACAAGTCTTGCAGAAACTAACAAGTGTGAGCCGTATTATTTGATTGACCGATTGATCAGACTCATTTTGACACTTCCTGTTTCAACTGCTACGACTGAGAGGGGATTTTCAGCGATGAAAATATTTAAAAATCGACTTCGCAACAAGATGTCTGATGATTTTCTGGCATCTAACTTGGTGGTTTACATAGAAAAAGATATTGCTCAAAGATTTGATTCAGCGTCTGTCATAAGTGACTTTAAAGACCTAAAAGGTCGTCGTGCCGagttgtagtttttttttttttttttttttgctttaacGTCTACGCACTTTTTGTCTTAGTTAATGGTACATGTATGaactttctctctctctctatatatatatatgtatatatatgtgtgtgtgtatttttATGCGATTTCACCCTCTCGGTACTATAGTTCAAGATCCGCCACTGCTTACACCCCATATTTATACACAAAAATGGCCATACAATGTTGACTAAATctttgtacaaaattgactatctatacatttattatttattatattattatcataacagtTTCAGATTTATCCCATGTCAGATCAAGATTTGACCTTATGATGATGAAGTAATTTGACGAAGTGATTCAAAAATTAGGAGGAGGAAATACTTTTGTTAGGGATATACTTTTCAAAAGACACAGTCTGGTCAATATGTTTTCTATGTACATGCATTTGGTTAAAAACTCGGAACAACGCTAAGATCATGTTTCCAAATCTTCATATGAAAGATTGATGTGTTGGAATTGTTTATATAAACACATATGTAATTCTTTTTCCTTGATTTTTTGAAAGTGTGGTTTATATCATATATTtgagtttaacttatatatatacattattactagtattattgaatTGTATGAATTGGTGAAAGGTTTTATGTTTTCGGTTTTTATTTCTTTAAAGTATATATTGTATTTGCTTGATTAAAATTTCGATTGGATTGGATAAATTGGATTTGATAATTTGAAGATTTTATCAAATTATATTTTAAGCCTAAGAAGGTAAAAGAGGAAAGATGATGAGGGCAAGGTTTAGGGATCACCTCGTATAATTTTGTCCCTCACATACCAAGCACATATGAGCATTTAATTTAACGAAAAATGAATAATGGCCGATAGAAAGTTGGACAATATTACTTCAATTTTACGTTTTTTGAAATCATAGTCCTTTGTTGTTTCAAATTGAAGTATAGAGTCATTTTCTCGCATCACTAAAACTCATATTACCTTTATTTTCAATTTGtgtaacttatgttaccttttcgAGTCACTTGTCCGTTAAAGCATGTGAaagtaaaatcgtctttttacccATCTTATTCATCTGAATCGAAAACTTACTCAATTTATTTTTCCCTAATATTACAAACtctaccccaaaattacaaacctcgATTGTGGCATGTTGTCTTCTCTTCTtcgtttttatataaaattttgtgAAATCAAATCGGAACAACTTGTAATTAAATTATAATGTTTTGTAGGATTGCTTAAAGTTGTTTAGTAGTACCTCATTTTCTTGATCCGGCCTTATAGGAACTGGTTGACTTAAGACAGAATGGCTTCGGAGAAGTTCCTGGCCTCGCCAGCCCTCCTTTCTTATTTATTTTCATATGCCATAGATGAAGTGGCTCGAAGTCTGATAGGGAAAGTGATGGCAAAGGAAGAAGTCAATATACGCTGCCTGAGAAAGTCTATGGCCTGTGCTTGGGTTTGTAGGTCCCTTACAGTTAATATTCTAGCGTAAACTTCTTCTTCCAACGCTTTAAATGAGCCCTTCCCTTGATTTAGGCAAGATCCCACGTCCAAGAGTCTGATTCTGATTCTGCTTTCACTCTTATCAGGAGGCCACCAAACCAAAGGGGAGGTATTTGCTTGCTTTTCCTGTTAAAGATGCTAGTCTTTTTGTAATAACTACTCTGAAGATGTTTTCAGGAATAAGAGAAGACGGTGCTCTTTCATCAGCCAGGAAGTGAAGCGTTTTTTCGGTTTTTCTTTAACTACTTTAAAGGAACAATCTGGATACAAGTTACCTAAGGTACCATCTTTTATTATAAATTTCGGTTGATTTAAAGTCACAACATCAACATTAATAATCTTCATCTTGTATATCAATCGAACCCGGTTGTCAAACATCTATCAAAACAAGGTAGTGGGTCGATCCTGATATTAGCTATTTTTTCACCACCAAATTCTTCCACAATAGGAAACGACAGAGTATGTGAATTAAATTTAAATCATTTTAGTTGTAATTTCTAGGATTCAACAATTTGCTTGAATTTAAGGGACCAATTAGAgcacgacaatcacatgtgattgaaagaaaaaattcaaaaaaaaaaaaaaatttgcaagatttttatttttttttttaagaatttttttcttttcaaagttattttttctttaaaaaaaattgtttaaaCTTAACtcgatttaaagtttagggtttatgggTTTAGTccataaactctaaatcgttcgtgttaaaaaataaatctaaaccctaaacgctaatttctaaaccccaatttttaaaccctaatttctaaaccctaattgctaaaccctaatttctaaacccaaatttctaaaccctaattcctAAACCCTAATTCCTAAACCTGGATataaggtttagagtttagggtttaggatttagggttggtttagaatttagggttggTTTAGagttggtttagggtttagggttggtttagggtttatggttggtttagggttgatttagggatgatttatgatttagggtttagtgtttagggtttagaaagtCAATCACATGTGAACCACATTTTGAAGTAGTTTTGACTATAAGTGAGAACAAGTGATTgttgcgccacatgtcgcgctctaattggttccttgaatctcaacttaaaagttagaTTCATTTAAATATTCCTCTAAATCCTTTATATAAAGTATTAATTAATTGAAGAGATTTTCAGCTGTAATAATGATTTGATTACAGCGTTGTCAAGCTGTTAATACAAACCACGGGCAGATACTTGTCGCACAAGAGAgaaagctacaacacaacaacaagaacaacaaaccCAATACTACATGCGTGATGtatggggaggtaagatgtagacaatcatttttcctatctttgaataaagagaagtcatttctccacccagagtgacacACTCCAAAAAGTAGAAAAAGTCATCCCCCTCTCTTTCTTCGTCGGATAAACAGATTGCTTCCGAATGAACCTTCGGACATAAGTAGGAAAATATTTAAaaagaatcaaataaaatataaaaaaataaaacatgAGAGGTCATGAATGTAACGACcggactttttcgacttttaattatatttattactttcacgaaactgcatatttgtgcgtactgagttagattattTTCTGGGATCATTATTTATGTTAATTACCTTCGTTAATATTTTAAAACGCattattaagtgcgtaatcacttaacatgatccttggatgcatttacgaccgttagtgtcacttattgtttaaaaacaagctacgtacttggtacacgttaaacttttgtcataattggaatattatgactacgtaaacttaattgttatttatttatgacaattacttggctttacGGTtcattaattacgcttagtgtttactaatgctcactagttaccttaatggacttttaccttaatggacttccatggcccaacctactcaacttagtggattaattagtggactaattagcccatttaTTTAATGGTTAGCCCATGTAAATAATGAGACAAGTAACTAGCATGCCTTATGTACTAATACTTACATtttgtctcaaaccacccaacaaaccaacacaactttgtaccaccaccatggaccacaccatgccaccaccacatgaggccaaatGGTCCCCCCATGCCCCTTGGTCGTCGGCTTTTAACCACACCACCACCACTCCATTTTTTTTTTCCTAAATTTCATTTCATTTTCTCAAACACACAGACACTTTttctaacgaccctactttttccgttatcttttaccgttaattatttaacgaccattaattgttattcgtgccacgtcatttctatgatctatattattattttaataataatatattaattaatatgtgttatatgaatatttgtattcatatttcaagttatacgtttctacgtgtcgcggatttctatccggcgaatcttttcggttttcaaaccaacggtcgagcttttgggatttttaagtcctaataattttaaatatgatattttaatgtcatatatttatatatagtgtttatatatatttttcgttgcGTAATTAATATCTCTCTGAATTTTCAATCgcatagtcgtgttttcgcgtttcgggtttcgttcgggcattcgggccacaagaaaaTAATCTTAGCATCAAGTTGGCCCACAATTGGGGCCCACCCATCATATTTCAGCCAAAAATTGTCAAGGGGAGGGGGTGGTTTTGCCATTTCTTCTAAATAGTGATTCATTTGATTAAAACACCAAAAATACTCCTCATTTTAACCCTAGCTTTCATTTTAACATTCCTCTCTTCTCCTTTTCTTGTTTAGAATGACCACCATTCAgcaacatcatcatcttcttcaatcaaGCACTCAAATCAAAGGGCTTTTATCGTTTTCGGATTCTACATCtcgttctctacgcgttcatatccttcaattcttgattagggtataaaccctaaccctagatttttaatttttatttaatttttctgtttttatatgttataatgatagtatgatgcttatatgttattgtattgttgattgtatgcgtagaaatgctcgattatatatgttttcggtttgattgttttgggatagaggtttgattgttgttttatgtatatataactgatatgaaagtgaaattaaagtgtttatatgagttcctctcatcaagacattaattttagactctggattcatgtcatttcgattcccggagctctatttatgcttaaaatggtgttttgttgagattaaattgTGAAAATGAATTGGTATAGGTAtgttccgactttgtgatcatctttggagtctttagggtgttctaatgtgttagtattgatgatgggatgaactttcatgttcgggtcatcgaaatccgagccacggatcacccggtatgactaaaacatgtttttgaacggattaaagctacaagttgatttatggctgtaagtcacgacttattttttgttcttggggtgttcttgagcacactaatgtgtcgggtgggttggttaggcgaagatatatataagactcgccgaaaactgattcccggggctcaagttatgacccgatgaacttttaattaaaacttatggttattaattatgacttatgatataaataatgaatttcattattaataaattacttatgatataaaaagtaattatttaatttaagacttatgatatatatatatatatatatatatatatatatatatatatatatatatatatttactatatcatttattaattaattatgatttaattaaacatttaattaaacttatgattaataatacttttattgttaatgaaaaatacttatggtaagtattaaacttatattatgagattattataataagacttataataaggattaattaattatttaattattataaggcttagttattatttaattataatttaattattaaatacttatgatttaataatgataattagaaacttatgatatgattaataattcattattaattaattatacttatgatatgatttaattaataatatttatattatgattaatatttaattaattaattaaatacttatgttatattaattatatcatttaaacttatgttaactttaataattcattttaatttaattaaacttatgttatgacataattatacatatatgactttaattaacgttataaactatattattaatataacttatacttttaaaattaacgttgactatgtttgaccaaggttgacttttaagttgactttcgattgactttgactttcagttgacttttgttgactttctaattaaagaaactttactaacttatatactttccaaaaatagcaactttctaaatatggaaactttctaaatttagaaactttcctaaaatagaaactttccaaaaatagaaacattcctaaaatagaaactttcttaaaatagaaactttccaaaaatggaaacttgctaaaa
This genomic window from Rutidosis leptorrhynchoides isolate AG116_Rl617_1_P2 chromosome 2, CSIRO_AGI_Rlap_v1, whole genome shotgun sequence contains:
- the LOC139889948 gene encoding uncharacterized protein, with protein sequence MVHSRSVKCYWLFVMQQKILSFYKRKPDTTNNTNEESKRAKASTSDIKQNRNEPEVQVTETHEPNVETTDLNSLERDPGKRKRMWDYPKNEREKIRRDYLKMGPYQIHLQEYPSKGSKKQAHRFQYSWFKFFSNWLEYSPTKDAVYCFLCYLFEDKQNVHNGGDAFTVKGFNSWKKVNDGKRCAFLKHICSSHHKDAIVYSENLLNQASHIDSIIEKQSKEKVLQNRSRLKATVDIVRWLTFQACAFRGHDETRNSKNRGNFLELLELLASYNDELVNVVLENAPYNSQYIAASIQKEILGIIANKVRKHIRSEVGDSYFCVMVDESRDKSKKEQMAIVLRFVDNDGVIRERFLDLIHVSDTTSVTLKTCLWKHLLLYEFDTSKICGQGYDGASNMRGEWNGLQALIRKECPFAYYVHCFAHRLQLALVAASREVIPVHQFFSNLTFITNVICASSKRHDELQKAKSIEIKHLLELGEIETSKGGHQVGTLKRAGDTRWGSNFHSVCNMLNMFNATREVLKSIIEDGSYSSQRVEADTAYRYLISFEFVFILHLVKEIMGRTDILSQALLKKTQDIVNAIRLVSTTKRSLNEFRNDGWDSLFEKELDSRFNEQAMELLTLGSLLLPTKDIIELIENPKFKDVSTIAQLCTSLAETNKCEPYYLIDRLIRLILTLPVSTATTERGFSAMKIFKNRLRNKMSDDFLASNLVVYIEKDIAQRFDSASVISDFKDLKGRRAEL